One Xiphophorus maculatus strain JP 163 A chromosome 9, X_maculatus-5.0-male, whole genome shotgun sequence DNA segment encodes these proteins:
- the LOC102237406 gene encoding 14 kDa phosphohistidine phosphatase-like, which produces MLGVLGRFLISRRLTGSVCRAVGTMAEALAKIPDVEIDPEGTFKYILLRVKVKDSDAQKDVVRGTKSAEYHNHIFEKVSPALEALGMECKCLGGGKIEHNNKDKKIRVFGESTAFGKADHSVSVEKLKTVFGGYEVTWSDDKK; this is translated from the exons ATGCTCGGCGTGCTTGGCAGGTTTCTGATCAGTCGGAGGCTCACTGGTAGCGTATGTAGAGCTGTAGGCACAATGGCAGAAGCTCTGGCTAAAATTCCCGATGTTGAGATTGATCCCGAGGGGACTTTTAAATACATACTGCTAAGAGTTAAAGTAAAAGATAGCGATGCACAGAAAGACGTAGTACGAGGCACTAAAAGTGCGGAGTACCACA ATCACATATTTGAGAAGGTCAGTCCAGCTCTGGAGGCCTTAGGGATGGAGTGTAAATGCCTTGGAGGAGGGAAGATCGAGCACAACAACAAGGACAAGAAGATCAGGGTGTTTGGAGAATCCACG gCTTTTGGGAAAGCAGACCACTCTGTGTCTGTTGAGAAGCTGAAAACTGTCTTCGGTGGCTATGAGGTCACTTGGTCAGATGACAAAAAATAG